The following are encoded together in the Aciduricibacillus chroicocephali genome:
- a CDS encoding DUF805 domain-containing protein: MKWYIKAIKNFADFQGRARRKEYWMFVLFNYIFTLIIGFSNEIITLPAAIGYVYVFGMIVPNLAVSVRRLHDTNRSGWWVLINIIPLVGPIILTVFQCLDSTPGTNKYGPNPKIETDLYEAI; the protein is encoded by the coding sequence ATGAAGTGGTACATAAAAGCAATAAAGAATTTTGCAGATTTTCAGGGAAGAGCACGGAGGAAAGAATATTGGATGTTCGTTCTTTTTAATTACATTTTCACACTTATTATTGGATTTTCAAATGAAATTATCACTCTTCCGGCGGCTATTGGATATGTCTATGTTTTTGGAATGATTGTGCCTAATCTTGCTGTTTCCGTTAGAAGGCTACATGATACGAATAGAAGTGGCTGGTGGGTGTTAATAAATATTATTCCACTAGTAGGTCCTATTATTCTGACAGTCTTCCAATGCTTAGATAGTACACCAGGAACGAATAAATATGGTCCTAATCCAAAAATAGAAACTGATTTGTATGAAGCAATATAA
- a CDS encoding TetR/AcrR family transcriptional regulator, producing the protein MSKGSDNANTTKENILNTTLELITTEGLENVTLRKIAASANVNLALINYHFGSKDKLVNEALKRLLASLKKLFIILDDFSMPPKERLKTFMIQYANSVLQYPALFREVLGKGDLIFESQFEYKDYMRTMGVNKIKDTLKEITGEEDSDTLSMMMVQLHSAIFFPSLMACKKNAPLVWKQIPIETQIDYLFEHYFAKYI; encoded by the coding sequence ATGAGCAAAGGCTCTGATAATGCAAATACGACAAAAGAGAATATCTTAAATACAACTTTGGAATTAATCACAACAGAAGGACTGGAAAATGTAACGCTGAGAAAAATTGCTGCATCAGCGAACGTAAATCTAGCTCTGATTAATTATCATTTTGGTTCAAAAGATAAATTGGTCAATGAAGCATTGAAACGATTGTTAGCTTCATTAAAAAAGCTCTTTATCATTTTGGACGATTTCAGCATGCCACCAAAGGAAAGATTAAAGACCTTCATGATTCAATATGCCAATTCAGTTTTACAATATCCTGCTCTTTTCCGAGAAGTTCTCGGTAAAGGCGATTTGATATTTGAATCCCAATTTGAATACAAAGATTACATGAGAACAATGGGCGTCAACAAAATAAAAGATACGTTGAAGGAAATTACAGGCGAGGAAGATTCAGATACACTCTCCATGATGATGGTGCAACTCCACTCGGCCATTTTCTTCCCCTCCCTCATGGCTTGCAAAAAAAATGCGCCTCTAGTCTGGAAGCAGATTCCGATAGAGACGCAGATTGATTATCTGTTTGAGCATTATTTTGCTAAGTATATTTGA
- a CDS encoding STAS domain-containing protein — protein MSSENQHLSFEETTSRILELMSKFIKVNTLFIAKNDNCTNQIIKALNQGATLVEESSTLPFKETYCKLAVDHGNQPLIIPDITKSPLTDHLNVTKNLGSGCFIGIPIYYKSGENYGTICGLDTKPFTFTDDHIEMFQTMASLLTNALDLDKAYSDIKNLSTPLVPITEGVAILPLIGEMNTYRSQTMTEVVVSESARLSLSHLVIDLSGLIILDDVAVNNLLNLAKMLKLLGVTVVITGVRPDMALQITHISMELNEIILEANLKKALASIGFTIKATT, from the coding sequence ATGTCATCTGAGAATCAACATCTAAGTTTTGAAGAAACCACTAGCCGTATCCTTGAGTTAATGAGCAAATTCATCAAGGTAAATACCCTATTTATCGCAAAGAATGACAACTGCACAAATCAAATAATAAAAGCCTTGAATCAGGGAGCAACTCTTGTTGAAGAAAGCAGCACACTTCCCTTTAAGGAGACCTATTGTAAATTGGCTGTTGATCATGGGAATCAACCTCTCATAATCCCTGATATCACAAAAAGCCCATTGACGGATCATCTCAATGTAACCAAGAACCTAGGAAGCGGCTGCTTTATCGGCATTCCCATTTACTATAAAAGTGGTGAGAATTACGGAACGATTTGCGGGCTGGATACGAAGCCTTTTACATTCACCGATGATCATATCGAAATGTTTCAGACCATGGCTTCTTTGTTGACAAATGCGCTTGATTTGGACAAGGCATATAGTGATATAAAAAACCTGTCCACTCCCTTAGTGCCGATCACAGAAGGAGTTGCCATCCTTCCGTTAATCGGGGAAATGAATACGTACAGATCCCAGACGATGACAGAGGTGGTTGTGAGTGAAAGCGCGCGACTCTCACTCAGTCATTTAGTGATTGATTTATCAGGATTAATCATTCTGGATGATGTAGCCGTCAACAACCTTTTGAACTTGGCTAAAATGCTGAAGTTACTGGGAGTTACAGTGGTCATCACCGGAGTTCGCCCTGACATGGCACTCCAAATCACTCATATCTCGATGGAGTTAAATGAAATCATCCTCGAAGCAAACTTGAAAAAGGCCCTTGCTTCTATCGGTTTTACTATAAAAGCTACAACATAA
- a CDS encoding TetR family transcriptional regulator: MKKITPDEKQMMRKTYVKNLIHIIRTQGFLSLTIQDIAKTMNLSRASLYNYFSSKEDIIMELTNLCTDYINEAGKTISNEEISYPIRLQKVFEQAVSSAVYASDIYLTDLKTSCRHLYDKKMQSRKEQLSALHTFYRNGMHAEVFNQLNPSILVIQDETVLGKLVNTAFLAEEELSLKQALVDYYVAKKTQILKPEYLQSKENEDINAMVEGILKKLAVI; the protein is encoded by the coding sequence TTGAAAAAAATTACACCTGATGAAAAACAGATGATGAGAAAAACCTATGTAAAAAATTTAATCCATATCATTCGGACTCAAGGATTCCTTTCCCTTACCATTCAAGATATCGCAAAAACGATGAATCTAAGCCGAGCTTCCTTGTATAACTACTTTTCTTCAAAGGAAGACATTATTATGGAGCTGACTAATCTCTGTACTGATTATATAAATGAAGCTGGTAAAACCATTTCCAATGAAGAAATATCTTATCCAATTCGTTTACAAAAAGTGTTTGAACAAGCTGTTTCTTCAGCTGTTTACGCTTCAGATATTTATTTAACTGATTTAAAAACAAGTTGTAGGCATCTTTACGATAAGAAGATGCAGTCTAGAAAAGAACAACTATCTGCCCTTCATACGTTTTATCGAAATGGGATGCATGCAGAAGTTTTTAATCAATTGAATCCCTCCATCTTGGTTATTCAGGATGAAACTGTTCTAGGAAAATTGGTGAATACAGCCTTTTTAGCGGAGGAAGAATTGTCATTGAAACAAGCTCTAGTCGATTATTATGTTGCGAAGAAAACCCAGATTCTAAAGCCTGAGTATTTACAATCCAAGGAGAATGAAGATATTAATGCAATGGTGGAAGGCATCCTCAAAAAGCTGGCAGTCATCTAA
- the gshAB gene encoding bifunctional glutamate--cysteine ligase GshA/glutathione synthetase GshB produces the protein MDLKKMLADAHVKPYLLKARFGIEKEGQRVDLAGNLAETDHPECIAKRDEHPYIQRDFAETQMELITPICETLEDLFNYLSAIHDVAHLTMGKQEMLWPLSMPPQLPKKEEDIKIAKLKNFQSVLYRRSLSKSYGRRIQMISGIHFNFEFAEELIQTLFNLQSEFKNYRQFKTEIYLKVTRNYLHYQWFVTYFYGASPLSEKNFFDNDCLTKPVRSIRNSKYGYSNHDDVHVSYSSIEKYITDLTQMVEKGLLIEEKEFYSSVRLRGGRQVADLADHGVRYMELRNIDLNPFETIGISYEQAEFLHLFLLYMLWKDEGNHCDEWVKEGDALNEAVALEHPLSHTQLEQDANAIIKEMEQLAEALNLPVSDTLFANLKEMLQDPSKTLAGKLYQKSEESCQADLATSIAKENYKSAWDKPYQLTGFTDMELSTQILMSDAIQQGIKIEILDRQDQFLKLQFNDRIEYVKNGNMTSKDSYIATLIMENKTVTKKVLQQHGFRVPAGEEFNRIEQALRSYDMFSTKAFVVKPKSTNYGLGISIFKDGASREDYEEAIKIAFQEDSSVLVEEFLSGTEYRFFVLDDKVLAILLRTPANVEGDGKRTIEELVAEKNRDPLRGRDHRTPLEVIQLGEIEKLMLKAQGHKIDSIPKNGETVYLRENSNVSTGGDSIDVTDQISDDYKKIAVDAVAALGAKISGIDLIIEDITVPASDKGAYGIIEANFNPSMYMHIYPYKGEGRRVTTDILRYVFPEIN, from the coding sequence ATGGATTTAAAAAAAATGCTGGCCGATGCTCATGTTAAGCCATATTTATTAAAAGCTCGTTTCGGAATTGAAAAGGAAGGTCAGCGTGTTGACCTGGCAGGGAATCTAGCTGAGACGGATCATCCTGAGTGCATTGCGAAGAGAGATGAACACCCATACATTCAGCGCGACTTCGCTGAGACACAAATGGAATTGATCACACCGATCTGCGAGACATTAGAAGACCTGTTTAACTACTTATCAGCCATTCATGACGTTGCCCACCTTACCATGGGCAAGCAAGAAATGCTTTGGCCTTTAAGCATGCCTCCTCAGCTGCCGAAGAAAGAAGAAGACATTAAGATTGCGAAGTTGAAAAACTTCCAAAGCGTTTTGTATCGCCGTTCCTTATCCAAGTCCTATGGACGCCGTATACAAATGATCAGTGGCATTCACTTTAACTTTGAATTCGCTGAAGAACTGATTCAGACTCTATTCAATCTCCAATCAGAATTTAAGAATTATCGGCAATTTAAAACAGAAATTTATCTTAAGGTAACAAGAAATTATTTGCATTATCAGTGGTTCGTCACTTATTTCTACGGTGCCTCTCCTTTGAGCGAAAAGAATTTCTTTGATAACGACTGTTTAACTAAGCCAGTAAGAAGCATTAGAAACAGTAAATATGGATATTCCAATCATGACGATGTTCACGTCTCTTACAGCAGCATAGAGAAATATATAACAGACCTCACTCAGATGGTTGAAAAAGGTCTGTTAATCGAAGAAAAGGAGTTTTACTCCTCTGTTCGTTTAAGAGGCGGCCGACAAGTTGCAGATTTAGCAGATCATGGTGTCAGATATATGGAATTGCGGAATATAGATTTGAATCCTTTTGAAACAATTGGAATCAGCTATGAGCAAGCAGAGTTTCTGCATCTCTTCCTCCTTTATATGCTATGGAAAGATGAAGGCAATCATTGTGATGAGTGGGTAAAAGAAGGTGACGCCCTTAATGAAGCAGTCGCTCTTGAGCACCCACTATCACATACACAGCTTGAGCAGGATGCCAATGCAATAATTAAAGAGATGGAACAATTGGCCGAAGCATTGAACTTACCTGTATCAGACACGCTATTTGCTAATTTGAAAGAGATGCTTCAGGACCCGAGCAAGACCTTGGCTGGAAAACTCTATCAGAAGAGCGAAGAAAGCTGCCAGGCCGACCTCGCCACTTCCATTGCTAAGGAGAATTATAAATCAGCCTGGGATAAACCATATCAATTGACAGGATTTACTGATATGGAATTGTCCACTCAGATCTTAATGTCTGATGCGATCCAGCAAGGAATTAAGATTGAAATTCTTGATAGACAAGACCAATTCTTGAAGCTTCAGTTTAATGACCGTATTGAGTATGTGAAAAATGGCAATATGACGAGCAAAGACAGCTATATAGCTACCTTAATTATGGAGAATAAAACAGTAACGAAAAAAGTTCTCCAGCAGCACGGTTTTCGCGTACCAGCCGGCGAAGAATTTAATCGTATTGAACAAGCACTGCGTTCCTATGACATGTTCTCGACCAAAGCTTTTGTCGTAAAGCCAAAATCAACTAATTACGGACTTGGCATTTCAATTTTCAAGGATGGCGCAAGTCGTGAAGACTATGAAGAAGCAATCAAAATCGCCTTCCAGGAGGATTCTTCGGTACTAGTTGAGGAGTTTCTCAGTGGAACAGAATACCGCTTCTTCGTATTGGATGACAAAGTTCTCGCAATCCTACTGCGTACACCTGCAAATGTCGAAGGTGACGGCAAACGTACGATTGAGGAGCTTGTCGCCGAGAAGAATCGTGACCCGCTACGAGGAAGAGATCATCGTACACCTTTGGAGGTTATCCAGCTTGGAGAAATTGAAAAACTTATGCTGAAGGCCCAAGGGCATAAAATCGATTCAATTCCGAAGAATGGTGAAACTGTCTACTTACGTGAGAATTCCAATGTTAGCACAGGCGGAGATTCCATTGACGTAACGGATCAGATTTCTGATGATTATAAGAAAATCGCTGTTGATGCCGTCGCTGCCCTCGGAGCTAAGATTAGTGGAATTGATCTAATTATTGAGGATATAACTGTTCCCGCATCTGACAAGGGTGCTTATGGCATTATTGAGGCGAACTTCAATCCGTCCATGTACATGCATATTTATCCTTATAAAGGCGAAGGCCGACGAGTGACGACAGATATCTTGCGGTATGTGTTTCCAGAAATAAATTAA
- a CDS encoding MDR family MFS transporter has protein sequence MTGIPENNNDTFSIKTIIGPILAVIIGMIMVILDSTAMNVALPGIVNDFKSDVSTMQWSLTGYTLALSAVIPLAGWMSDRFGAKRIFLTTIILFTLGSVLCSFANTPEQLIFYRVIQGLGGGMVAPIGMAIVFRLAPPDKMGSIMGTLGVPMLLAPALGPVLAGYLVEYVTWHWIFLINLPIGIIALLVGLKYLPKVERKTVPSLDYLGIILAPIAFAMLAYGVSEGGKSWSSKETLTGLIVGGVALLIFIFVELRQEQPLLELRVFRSPNFTKGIVIAWIAQIALFGVMIIVPLFLQTVRGYGALNTGLILLPQAIASGIMMPIGGRLYDRIGARPLAMTGLTIIAAALFMLSRITMDTSIGSIIACLVMLGAGMGLTMMPVNTHVLQSAPRQLVSRVTPLTTAAQQVMVSFAVAGMTGLLTARITDHMTETKNPVEASVAAYGDTFLFAAGIAIIGAILGILLSKPKQQPVQGPDDESETTNPAMMAGH, from the coding sequence ATGACTGGAATACCCGAAAATAATAATGATACATTTTCCATCAAGACCATTATAGGACCAATATTGGCAGTCATTATTGGTATGATAATGGTTATTCTTGATAGTACGGCAATGAATGTTGCCCTTCCAGGGATTGTGAATGATTTTAAATCTGATGTTTCCACAATGCAGTGGTCTTTAACAGGCTATACGCTTGCATTGTCAGCCGTTATCCCGCTAGCTGGTTGGATGTCAGACCGATTTGGTGCAAAGAGGATATTTTTAACAACAATTATCTTGTTTACGCTCGGTTCTGTTTTATGCTCTTTTGCAAACACACCTGAACAGTTGATTTTTTATCGAGTGATTCAAGGGTTGGGTGGTGGAATGGTTGCACCGATTGGTATGGCCATTGTATTCCGTCTTGCTCCTCCAGACAAGATGGGATCGATTATGGGGACACTTGGGGTTCCAATGCTATTGGCACCTGCGTTAGGTCCTGTATTGGCTGGATATCTTGTAGAGTACGTTACGTGGCACTGGATTTTCCTTATTAATTTGCCAATTGGTATTATTGCACTTTTAGTTGGTCTTAAATATTTGCCAAAAGTGGAACGCAAAACTGTTCCTTCTCTTGATTACTTAGGAATTATACTAGCTCCTATTGCATTCGCAATGCTTGCCTATGGCGTTAGTGAAGGAGGAAAGAGCTGGTCTTCTAAGGAAACACTTACGGGTTTAATTGTAGGTGGCGTTGCACTCCTTATATTCATTTTCGTTGAACTCCGTCAAGAACAGCCTTTATTGGAGTTGAGGGTATTCAGATCACCTAATTTTACTAAAGGGATTGTCATTGCTTGGATTGCTCAAATTGCGTTGTTTGGCGTGATGATTATTGTTCCGTTATTCTTGCAGACCGTTCGTGGTTATGGGGCTTTAAATACAGGTCTAATTCTGCTTCCACAAGCTATTGCATCTGGTATTATGATGCCAATTGGCGGTCGTTTATATGATAGAATCGGTGCTCGCCCTCTTGCGATGACAGGTTTAACTATTATTGCTGCAGCACTGTTTATGCTTTCACGTATTACAATGGATACGTCGATCGGGTCCATTATTGCATGTTTGGTAATGTTGGGTGCAGGAATGGGATTGACGATGATGCCGGTTAATACCCATGTTCTTCAATCTGCTCCAAGACAGCTTGTTAGTCGTGTAACACCATTAACAACTGCTGCGCAGCAAGTAATGGTTTCATTTGCGGTTGCAGGTATGACTGGGCTCTTGACGGCAAGAATCACAGATCATATGACCGAAACAAAGAATCCTGTTGAAGCTTCTGTTGCTGCCTATGGCGATACGTTCCTCTTTGCCGCAGGAATAGCGATAATTGGTGCAATACTAGGAATATTGCTTAGCAAACCAAAACAGCAGCCGGTACAGGGTCCGGATGATGAATCAGAAACAACGAACCCTGCGATGATGGCAGGGCATTAA
- a CDS encoding nitroreductase family protein: MTSTAQITNDFNKIVTERRSIKNYDKSVKISQEEMTEILKLATRAPSSVNMQPWRFLVIESPEAKATLTPLVRFNQTQVETSSAVIAVFGDMNNYEKFEEIYGAAVEKGFMPLEVKEEIHAAFSGYFEEISREDMKDVVLIDGGLVSMQIMLAARAYGYDTNPIGGYEKDKVTEVFGLDKDRYIPVMLISIGKAADNGHTSVRLPIDQVAQWK, from the coding sequence ATGACTTCCACAGCGCAAATAACTAATGATTTCAATAAAATTGTGACAGAACGCCGTTCAATAAAAAATTATGATAAGTCCGTAAAGATCAGCCAGGAAGAGATGACAGAAATTCTTAAATTAGCAACACGTGCTCCTTCTTCCGTTAATATGCAGCCATGGCGTTTTCTTGTGATTGAAAGTCCTGAGGCAAAAGCAACACTTACACCACTGGTACGTTTTAACCAAACCCAAGTTGAAACATCATCAGCAGTGATTGCTGTTTTTGGTGATATGAATAATTATGAGAAATTTGAAGAAATCTACGGAGCAGCTGTAGAGAAAGGATTTATGCCTTTAGAAGTAAAAGAAGAAATTCATGCTGCCTTTTCAGGATATTTTGAAGAAATTTCACGTGAAGACATGAAAGATGTTGTTTTAATAGATGGTGGACTCGTATCTATGCAGATTATGCTTGCTGCCCGCGCTTATGGGTACGATACAAATCCAATCGGTGGATATGAAAAAGACAAAGTTACAGAAGTATTTGGATTGGATAAAGATCGTTACATTCCAGTTATGCTCATTTCTATTGGTAAAGCAGCAGATAACGGACATACATCAGTTCGTCTGCCTATCGATCAAGTCGCGCAATGGAAGTAA
- a CDS encoding S-(hydroxymethyl)glutathione dehydrogenase/class III alcohol dehydrogenase, with product MKSRAAVAFKPGEPLQIVELDVEEPKAKEVLVKILYTSVCHTDAYTLSGDDPEGIFPAVLGHEGAGVVVAVGDEVTSVKPGDHVIPLYTPECGECKFCRSGKTNLCSAIRETQGKGLMPDGTTRFSYNGEPIYHYMGTSTFSEYTVVSEISLVKVEPDAPLDKVCLFGCGVTTGIGAVHNTAKVEEGAVTAVFGLGAIGLAVIQGLKKANAGRIIAIDINESKFELAEKMGATDFVNPSKFDKPIQEVIVEMTDGGVDYSFECIGNVEVMKSALECCHKGWGESIIIGVAGAGKEIHTRPFQLVTGRVWRGSAFGGVKGRSELPGMIDEYMNGEIDLDSFITHHLDFKDINEAFDLLHKGESIRTILTYGE from the coding sequence TTGAAAAGTAGAGCTGCTGTTGCATTTAAACCGGGTGAACCGCTTCAGATCGTTGAACTCGATGTTGAAGAGCCAAAGGCAAAAGAAGTACTTGTAAAAATCCTTTATACTTCAGTCTGCCACACAGATGCATATACATTGTCAGGTGATGACCCTGAAGGTATCTTCCCTGCTGTACTAGGCCATGAAGGTGCTGGTGTAGTTGTTGCTGTAGGAGATGAAGTTACTTCAGTAAAACCGGGCGATCATGTTATCCCGCTATATACACCTGAATGCGGAGAGTGTAAATTCTGCCGCTCTGGCAAGACAAACTTGTGCAGCGCAATTCGGGAAACTCAAGGTAAAGGTCTTATGCCTGATGGAACAACTCGCTTCTCTTACAATGGAGAGCCAATCTACCACTATATGGGAACAAGCACATTCAGTGAGTATACAGTCGTATCTGAAATCTCCCTTGTAAAAGTTGAGCCAGATGCGCCTCTTGATAAGGTCTGTCTATTCGGATGCGGTGTCACAACTGGTATTGGCGCAGTTCATAACACAGCAAAAGTTGAAGAAGGTGCTGTAACTGCTGTCTTTGGTCTCGGCGCAATCGGACTTGCCGTTATCCAAGGGTTAAAAAAGGCAAATGCCGGACGAATCATCGCTATTGACATAAATGAAAGCAAATTTGAACTTGCTGAGAAAATGGGCGCAACTGATTTTGTCAATCCTTCTAAATTCGATAAGCCAATTCAAGAAGTTATCGTTGAAATGACAGATGGCGGCGTTGATTACAGCTTCGAATGTATTGGTAATGTTGAAGTAATGAAATCCGCTCTTGAGTGCTGTCATAAAGGTTGGGGAGAGAGCATTATCATCGGTGTTGCAGGCGCAGGCAAAGAAATTCACACTCGCCCATTCCAATTAGTAACAGGCCGTGTATGGCGCGGATCAGCATTTGGCGGTGTTAAAGGACGCTCTGAATTACCTGGTATGATTGATGAATATATGAATGGTGAAATTGATTTGGATTCCTTTATTACACATCACCTGGACTTCAAAGACATCAATGAGGCATTTGATTTGCTTCATAAAGGTGAGTCCATTCGTACAATCTTGACATATGGAGAGTGA
- a CDS encoding putative quinol monooxygenase, translating into MIIIHANLHINPAKRDLFLEETKPLVTASKEENGNISYRLQKDTESENVFTMVEVWQDMQAVANHNSSEHFTKFVANAKNFLTAPLEAKAFEAEPLEI; encoded by the coding sequence ATGATTATTATTCACGCAAACCTCCATATAAATCCAGCTAAACGGGATTTATTTTTAGAGGAAACTAAGCCTTTAGTTACTGCCTCAAAAGAGGAAAACGGAAATATTTCATACCGCCTTCAAAAAGACACAGAAAGTGAAAATGTATTTACGATGGTGGAAGTTTGGCAGGATATGCAAGCTGTTGCCAATCATAACTCAAGCGAGCATTTTACCAAGTTCGTGGCAAATGCAAAGAACTTTTTGACTGCACCATTAGAGGCTAAAGCATTTGAGGCGGAGCCATTGGAAATATAG
- a CDS encoding acyltransferase family protein, with the protein MGNEIIVTRRYDIDWLRNFGILLLFPFHSARVFDHWDPFYVKNEELSWGLSWFISVANLWFMPLLFWLAGSACWYALRVKSNEHFIKERFKRLFIPLLFGILIIVPPQGYFAILSHTGEFPDSYFIFLKSFFSDFSDLSGYFGTFTPAHLWFILYLFVLSFAALPVFQTIKGEKGKRFFDKFHKRLSHPAIFILIFIVLTLSLKLPSPGGQNPFYYFLLLLMGYITCSDERYQQMFNRIRLKALIVVLITTPLWIVLVAQNQGVKEFSILGISLIFLRSLNVLLGLIAILGFGNKYLNIQHRFLPYFNEAAFPVYIIHQSVLVAVGYYMIKLDIGVMPKFLIIMILTLILSVLIYDLIIKRTKITQYVFGVKIRRTGPDLKQAKKVIS; encoded by the coding sequence ATGGGAAATGAAATCATTGTAACACGCAGGTATGATATTGATTGGCTTAGAAATTTTGGAATCTTATTATTATTCCCTTTTCACTCTGCAAGGGTCTTTGATCATTGGGATCCTTTTTATGTAAAAAACGAGGAGTTAAGTTGGGGGTTAAGCTGGTTTATTTCTGTAGCAAATCTTTGGTTCATGCCGTTGCTTTTTTGGTTAGCGGGATCGGCGTGCTGGTATGCACTTCGTGTGAAATCAAACGAGCACTTTATAAAAGAAAGGTTTAAGAGATTGTTCATACCACTCCTTTTTGGAATCTTAATTATTGTCCCACCTCAAGGCTACTTTGCAATTTTGAGTCATACTGGGGAATTCCCGGACTCTTATTTTATTTTCTTAAAATCCTTTTTCAGTGATTTTAGTGATTTATCAGGTTACTTTGGCACTTTTACACCAGCACACTTATGGTTCATTCTTTATTTATTTGTCTTATCCTTTGCTGCGCTGCCTGTTTTCCAAACTATAAAAGGTGAAAAAGGGAAGAGGTTCTTCGATAAGTTTCATAAGAGACTCAGTCATCCAGCCATTTTTATTCTTATTTTTATTGTATTAACTTTATCTTTAAAACTGCCCTCTCCGGGCGGACAAAACCCTTTCTATTACTTTCTTCTCCTTCTCATGGGATATATCACTTGCAGTGACGAGAGATATCAGCAAATGTTTAACCGTATTCGGTTAAAAGCTCTCATCGTCGTACTGATTACGACTCCGCTTTGGATAGTTTTGGTTGCTCAGAATCAAGGTGTGAAGGAGTTTTCAATATTAGGTATCTCTTTGATCTTTTTAAGATCTCTGAATGTATTGTTAGGTCTTATTGCGATTCTCGGCTTTGGGAATAAATATTTGAATATCCAACATAGGTTTTTGCCGTATTTCAATGAAGCTGCATTTCCGGTCTATATTATTCACCAAAGTGTACTCGTTGCGGTAGGTTATTACATGATCAAGTTGGACATTGGGGTTATGCCTAAGTTTCTTATAATTATGATTCTTACTTTAATACTTTCAGTGTTGATTTATGATTTGATCATTAAGCGTACAAAAATCACTCAATATGTATTTGGTGTAAAAATCAGAAGAACTGGACCAGATTTAAAGCAGGCAAAGAAAGTTATTTCTTAA
- the fghA gene encoding S-formylglutathione hydrolase yields MSLECIDQHRSFGGEQRKYSHYSDVLHCDMKFSLYLPSNKEGKKIPLIWWLSGLTCTDDNFSQKSGFQALADKYQAAVIIPDTSPRGEDVADDEGWDLGQGAGFYLDATQEPWAKHYKMYTYITEELTSIATELVPNFSGEESIMGHSMGGHGALVIGMRNPSRFKAISAFAPISSPSQVPWGIKAFSTYLGDDKTSWKEWDASELVKKSGMPPIFVTQGDKDQFYPGQLDETNFLNNAKEANTEVSFNKVEGYDHSYFFVSTFLDDHFAFHIKHLR; encoded by the coding sequence ATGAGTCTTGAATGCATTGATCAGCACCGTTCATTTGGCGGTGAGCAGCGCAAATACAGCCATTATTCAGACGTTCTGCATTGTGATATGAAATTCAGCCTCTATTTGCCATCCAATAAAGAGGGGAAGAAGATTCCCCTTATCTGGTGGCTATCTGGTCTGACTTGCACAGACGATAACTTCAGCCAGAAGAGTGGTTTTCAGGCACTGGCTGATAAATATCAGGCTGCTGTCATTATTCCTGACACTTCCCCTCGTGGTGAAGACGTTGCTGATGATGAAGGATGGGATCTTGGTCAAGGTGCAGGATTCTATTTGGATGCCACGCAGGAACCATGGGCAAAGCATTACAAAATGTATACGTATATCACTGAGGAATTAACATCCATTGCTACTGAACTGGTCCCTAATTTTTCTGGTGAAGAAAGCATTATGGGGCACTCAATGGGAGGGCATGGCGCTCTCGTAATCGGTATGAGAAATCCTTCAAGATTCAAGGCGATTTCTGCCTTTGCGCCAATTTCCAGCCCAAGTCAAGTTCCTTGGGGTATTAAAGCATTCTCTACTTATCTTGGAGATGACAAGACTTCCTGGAAGGAATGGGATGCTTCGGAACTCGTCAAAAAGTCCGGTATGCCACCTATCTTCGTTACACAAGGAGACAAAGATCAGTTCTATCCAGGACAGCTGGATGAAACGAACTTCTTGAACAATGCGAAGGAAGCCAATACGGAAGTGAGCTTTAACAAAGTGGAGGGCTATGACCATAGCTACTTCTTTGTATCTACTTTCCTGGATGATCATTTCGCATTCCATATAAAACACTTAAGATAA